CCCGCGgctaccctacccgttgccatccctaatcaACACCAATACCACTAACAACTATCATCCATACCTAACCACACTAAACAAGACCATCATAGATCTGTGGGTTTGTTAGCGACCACTATTTTTGAAGCTTGGTCATGACAAATGTTGTTTTGTTTATAGATATTGTTTGGCCAGCCAATGATGCTTAGTTGGTTTTTCGAATGATCAACCACATTGGGACTAAGACACGGTCTGAACTCCCACTGGAGGTAGCACTAACAAATCTTGGACAATAGGTAAAAAGCCTAATCTAACAATATCGGGTGGGTGAAGAAGGGCAATGCCACTTATAAAGCTCTTTCGTTTTAAATTCAGGTGGATTATGTTATAGggtttttattctttattctttattttatttttatgtcctAAACTacttattttattcattttttaatcTCCTAAACTAGTTATTTTATTCATGTATGAGAATTTAATTAAAGTTCAATCAAAGTTTCGCTCAATTAAAACTCGACTCGAAATATTAAGAAGACCGAGCCTACTCAGATTCGGTCTTGATTTTGGCTCGCTAACAGGCTTATGCCATTACCCATATAGTCTAACTCTGCAATATGTGACTGGCTTggaattacataaaaaaaattcctaGATAAGTCCATCCAAAACATTtagaaatataatatattaatatattatgtagtttattattaattttatataattttaatataaaacaatatatttattattaaaaagataaaaatattagttttaCATAAATAGATGGGCCTGAACTGAGCATAGAATTTGATCTCAAACCCCAAAACTTCCTAGGCCCGGCCCATAAACAGCTCTATAAAGGTAGGAAAACGACAAAGCAATGTCCACATAGTCAAAGTTACTATCTCTCTCGTATTATCCGCAGCAGTgacttattattaatttttttttttggttaacaCGCAGCAGTGACTTATTTTAATAGCTTTGAAGTCGGTTTCGTGTTCTTCTGAAAGTTGAGAGCTTTTCCTTGGAATAGGGGGGTGTTTGTTTGTCTGTCCAAGATGTCCGCTAACCAGATTAATCGACCCTCTTCCTCTCGATTATCTCCATTAGCTCGCCCTTTCACCATTAATCGTTCCAATTCCAATCTTTCTCTCTTGTCTCAACAAAATTCTAACTCAAATTTCACTCTGGAAGGTGATTCGATTACCACTATACCTTCTTTTCACTTTGATGTTTCTCCTACTTCCGAATACGCAAATCCTTCTCCAATTAACGGTCCAGCATCTTGTTATCCGCAATATGGACTTGGGGATTTTCAACTTCCTGTTGACGTAGACTCGGACTTCCAAGTTATGCCCATAAATGGCGCAATTGCACCTCCCTGTACCGTCAGGAGTCCCGTTTCTAATCCTTATGATTTCTGTTCTAAACAAGGTATGTCAAGTCAATTCTCATGCTTGTATTCTTTATGCTTAAGATCATGTGTGTATTAGCAAATTTTGGATGTCAATTGGGTTCTATTACTGAATTTGATTCTGTAATTTTTTTGGTATCAGCTTAGGGCTTTTTGTGTGTTAGAAAATATTAGGTTTTTGATGCATAAGAGAGTAGCAGCAAGAGTTCAGAACTGTGAAAAAGATAGTGGTTTTTTACTAGGAGGATATGCTAATATGCTATGCTGCAAAATGACTCTTGTCACATGATATTTCTGAATCTCTTATTTACTTTATTTAGTTACTTGTTTATTTATTGAATGTGTATAAAACATGCCACGCTGAGTCCGAAAGGCTACCTGTTTGCTTGGTCCAGCCACTCTTCACTACAGTGACCGATTTTGATCCGTTTACTGGCTTGTACTTTTGAATTGGCTTTCGCTTTTGAGTGAGTGACTGTTTGTGTTAATGTATAACGGTGATAGCTAGCTTGTGGCCTTCGAAAACTGTTGCCGGGTGTAATGTGCCCAATGATCATGGAGTATTTGAAAATGTACATTAAATGAATAATATCTCTTGGGAGAACTATGCTATAAGTTTGTTACCATACTTCTCTGCAGGAAACAATCCTGCTGAAGGATTGAAGCTAGGTTGTGAAACATCTGATCATTTGTGGACTGGAATGTGGGAGAAAGATAATGAAATTGTATTTGGAGATACAAAGTGTGTCTCTTTTCCAACCACATCAGAGTTGTGCCCCGGTTTTGTGTTCAACTATCCTGAAAGTGAGTCGATATATACTATGAATGGTAGCTCTTATGATCCAAATACCGCCTTGTGGGAGAGAAGTTTCCAACAAAAAGTTGATTCTTATGCAGAAAATCCGCAGTTTGGCTGTTCATTGGAAAGTAATTCCTCTGCTGTTGAAGTTGCTGGACCATCAGATACCAGTCCATGCTATTTACCTCTTGATTTGCTTTTGCTTCACAATCTGGAGCATGATGGAGATGATGCATTATGCAATAATAACCCTTTTATCTACAGTGCCGTCATTATGGAGGAGCCTAATAACCCATTGAATAGAAAAGACCACGAAGCATCCCTCAAGATTCCGATAGATAAAAACAAGGATGGAAAGATTGGAAAACCTATTATAAATGAGTTAATGGATGCTTTAGCTATACCAGAGTCTGATATGCAAGTCCCTGGTCCTGGTCTTCCTCGTGATTTGGTTCTAAAATTGCCTAGTGCTGAAGAAGGCGAACCTGTTgaaatttcttctaaaattttAGATGACGATGATTCTGATTTGGACTCACCATGCTGGAGAGGAACCTTGGCTGCAAAGCAGGAAAAGTTTGAAAACTCTGCTCCTGTGGATTCACAACTTGAAACTGGTACTTGCTGGAAAGAGACCCTTGCTGCTAATCAAAAAGCATGTATAGATTCTAGAACAGCAAATGTGCATTCTGAAACTGCTTCAGTGGCATCTGATTTGTTCTCAAGAAATGATAAACAAAGCATTAATTACTACGGGAATGAATGTGGTGGGGATGATTTCTCAATTTTCCTTCAGACGGCATCTTCAGCTGTTAATTCGTTGTCAGAGGAACAGAGATCAGCAAATTTTGTTCTAGCAAAATCTTCTTCAGATCTTAGAAATATTATTGGAACTCATTCCTCTAATGATATCTGTTCTCCAGATAAggaagatgacctcaagaacTCAAGCAGTAGTTTTTTTCCTAGTTTTTCTAGCATGTTTCCATCATATGCAGAAAACCACTGCAAATCTAAGCTCCAGAGTCTGACTGGGCCAAATGTTGCAGTCTCTGTGAGAGTGAACGAGGATGAGATGCATCATGGTTCAACTAGTATTTCTTCGGACTGTAGAGTTGGTGTTCCTTCTTTTACTGAGACTCATTTGGATGCAAATAGATCTTTTTCTAGAACTCCAAGATTAAATATTCAAAAAATTGTTATTACAATGAATAAACTGTCCAAATTGCTTACGAAAAACTGTTCGAATGATCTAGATTCTGTGAATGAGCATGAGAGTGATAAAATGAAGCATATTATCAATAATCTTAACATGTGTATCGGAAATAGGGTTGGAGAAACGACTCTCTTGCCTGATTCGAGTCATCCGTATGCTTCTAACTGTCTTAGGAAGTCAGCTGATCTCGAAAAGGTATggtgtttttgttttcttgtgCTAGTTGCGAATCTGATTTGAAGAATGGGAGTGTTCTTATTGTAGATGTTCTAAGATTTCTATTACCATTTTACGGGTGCTAATGGTTATTGGAGGTTCATGAATGTGATCGGTCATCGTCTTTGATTTTACTTCAAGGTTCTCCAACCATGGATTCTCGTGCATATATGATATATTAAAGCCGGTAGCTATAAAATGATTtgtctcattttaattttattctttcaatAGAAGATGATTGCATTTGATTCCTGCATTTCTCATAGACAACAATAGCTGAACCAAACCGGACTTATATCTTAGAAGAATATTCATCCATACAAGCTATTATAAAGTGGAATTTAACAACTAAAATTTGTTAATATTGTCATTATTGCCGGAGACTATGtagttttatttgttttatccTTTGTGTATTTTGGTGCATGAAATGTTCATCTGATTGCTCATCTCTTCCTACTGAGAACTTAACAGTGCCTTTAACAGTGCTCAATCGTGGATCTTCAAGCAACAAAGGGAAAGGCTAAGAAAGTTCCACACAATTTTCAACCTAAGAATGAGCAAGAAGATCTATTCCACTGGCTCCAGCCTTCCAGAGAGACTCCTTGATTGTTTGTCCACGAGCAAGAATGACGAAACCAGAAGGGGAAAATGCATAGCTCAGGTAGTCCTTTTCATGTAAATTTGCTTTTTGTAGATATTGTATAATCTGAAACTTGTTTTTATCTCCATGTTAAAACAGTTAACAAAAACATCATGTAATCAAAGAAGATTTGAACCCTCGAATGTTATTGTACAAGAATCTAGAGCTCGAGTCCGGAGCAGCACAGTGTTTTGTCGAAGTTCGAAAGCTTGGTGGACGGATGAAAACAAGTACTGAGGAAGCTAATCATGTGAACTTTCAGCTTTTCTGTCTGAATactatatacatatattcaGGTAGGCTGTTTTATCCAGAGCTACGGAGCCAGGGCGGCTTGAGCACCCACAGCATTAAATGCCAAAAAATATCACTAAGCACCTATAGATTACCAGAGAGCACCCTCTCAGTGAATCTTGGATCCGTTACCG
The DNA window shown above is from Euphorbia lathyris chromosome 1, ddEupLath1.1, whole genome shotgun sequence and carries:
- the LOC136210896 gene encoding uncharacterized protein isoform X1 is translated as MSANQINRPSSSRLSPLARPFTINRSNSNLSLLSQQNSNSNFTLEGDSITTIPSFHFDVSPTSEYANPSPINGPASCYPQYGLGDFQLPVDVDSDFQVMPINGAIAPPCTVRSPVSNPYDFCSKQGNNPAEGLKLGCETSDHLWTGMWEKDNEIVFGDTKCVSFPTTSELCPGFVFNYPESESIYTMNGSSYDPNTALWERSFQQKVDSYAENPQFGCSLESNSSAVEVAGPSDTSPCYLPLDLLLLHNLEHDGDDALCNNNPFIYSAVIMEEPNNPLNRKDHEASLKIPIDKNKDGKIGKPIINELMDALAIPESDMQVPGPGLPRDLVLKLPSAEEGEPVEISSKILDDDDSDLDSPCWRGTLAAKQEKFENSAPVDSQLETGTCWKETLAANQKACIDSRTANVHSETASVASDLFSRNDKQSINYYGNECGGDDFSIFLQTASSAVNSLSEEQRSANFVLAKSSSDLRNIIGTHSSNDICSPDKEDDLKNSSSSFFPSFSSMFPSYAENHCKSKLQSLTGPNVAVSVRVNEDEMHHGSTSISSDCRVGVPSFTETHLDANRSFSRTPRLNIQKIVITMNKLSKLLTKNCSNDLDSVNEHESDKMKHIINNLNMCIGNRVGETTLLPDSSHPYASNCLRKSADLEKCSIVDLQATKGKAKKVPHNFQPKNEQEDLFHWLQPSRETP
- the LOC136210896 gene encoding uncharacterized protein isoform X2, which gives rise to MSANQINRPSSSRLSPLARPFTINRSNSNLSLLSQQNSNSNFTLEGDSITTIPSFHFDVSPTSEYANPSPINGPASCYPQYGLGDFQLPVDVDSDFQVMPINGAIAPPCTVRSPVSNPYDFCSKQGNNPAEGLKLGCETSDHLWTGMWEKDNEIVFGDTKCVSFPTTSELCPGFVFNYPEKNPQFGCSLESNSSAVEVAGPSDTSPCYLPLDLLLLHNLEHDGDDALCNNNPFIYSAVIMEEPNNPLNRKDHEASLKIPIDKNKDGKIGKPIINELMDALAIPESDMQVPGPGLPRDLVLKLPSAEEGEPVEISSKILDDDDSDLDSPCWRGTLAAKQEKFENSAPVDSQLETGTCWKETLAANQKACIDSRTANVHSETASVASDLFSRNDKQSINYYGNECGGDDFSIFLQTASSAVNSLSEEQRSANFVLAKSSSDLRNIIGTHSSNDICSPDKEDDLKNSSSSFFPSFSSMFPSYAENHCKSKLQSLTGPNVAVSVRVNEDEMHHGSTSISSDCRVGVPSFTETHLDANRSFSRTPRLNIQKIVITMNKLSKLLTKNCSNDLDSVNEHESDKMKHIINNLNMCIGNRVGETTLLPDSSHPYASNCLRKSADLEKCSIVDLQATKGKAKKVPHNFQPKNEQEDLFHWLQPSRETP
- the LOC136210896 gene encoding uncharacterized protein isoform X3; translated protein: MSANQINRPSSSRLSPLARPFTINRSNSNLSLLSQQNSNSNFTLEGDSITTIPSFHFDVSPTSEYANPSPINGPASCYPQYGLGDFQLPVDVDSDFQVMPINGAIAPPCTVRSPVSNPYDFCSKQGNNPAEGLKLGCETSDHLWTGMWEKDNEIVFGDTKCVSFPTTSELCPGFVFNYPESESIYTMNGSSYDPNTALWERSFQQKVDSYAENPQFGCSLESNSSAVEVAGPSDTSPCYLPLDLLLLHNLEHDGDDALCNNNPFIYSAVIMEEPNNPLNRKDHEASLKIPIDKNKDGKIGKPIINELMDALAIPESDMQVPGPGLPRDLVLKLPSAEEGEPVEISSKILDDDDSDLDSPCWRGTLAAKQEKFENSAPVDSQLETGTCWKETLAANQKACIDSRTANVHSETASVASDLFSRNDKQSINYYGNECGGDDFSIFLQTASSAVNSLSEEQRSANFVLAKSSSDLRNIIGTHSSNDICSPDKEDDLKNSSSSFFPSFSSMFPSYAENHCKSKLQSLTGPNVAVSVRVNEDEMHHGSTSISSDCRVGVPSFTETHLDANRSFSRTPRLNIQKIVITMNKLSKLLTKNCSNDLDSVNEHESDKMKHIINNLNMCIGNRVGETTLLPDSSHPYASNCLRKSADLEKCL